In Armatimonadota bacterium, the genomic stretch CAGGCGAAGCTCCCACGACGGGTTGTCCCGCGTGGGCGACCGTTGAACGACAAACTCCGTGTGAGCGTTGGTCTTGACGATCGTCCCGTCCTTCAATTGGATGGTGACGATCGTGTCTTCCGCGCTCTGCATCCGTGTCTTAACCCGAACGTCCGCGGCGGCGTCACGCCATGCGTGGTTGCCGTCAACCCTGGACAGGAAACGTCCGTTGGCCAGGTTCCCCGGCGTCCGAATCTCCATGATCGTCCCGATCGGGGCTTCCGCTACAAGCGTTGGCGCGGGCGGTGCGGGGTGCGTCACGGGGGTGACGGTTTTGTGCGCCGTGACGACGGGCGCGGCGAAAATGCGTTTCGAAGCGGCCGGCGCCGCGGTTGGCCGTGGGCGAATGGCCGGAGCCGCGATGATGGTGCGCGGCACAGCTTTGATTGCGGGCGCCTGGGCGACTTTCACGGGCTCGGCCTGTTTCGCGACGGTCGGTTCGGGCTGCAGACTGGCAGTAAACGTGCGCCAGCCTACGGAAGCAAGGGCGAGCATCGCCGCCGTTGCGGTGGCGGGGCGCCATGCCAATCTACGCCAGGCGGGCACAAAGACGGGGCGCGCCTTTTCACGGCTGATGGCGTTGAGAACGTTGTAGCGAATCGAGGCAGGGGCGGTCATGTGGACCTTCATCGCGTTGGCCAGAAGCGCTTCGTTGAACGAGGCTTCGCCCACGAGGTCACAGCACGACTCACACGCCTGGAGGTGATCGAAAAACGCGTCGCCACAGGCGGGCGAGAGTTCCCCGTCCAGGTAAGCCGACAGATTTCGCTTTATGTCCTTGCAGTTCATCATCCGGTTCCTCCCGCAGGGGAGGTATTCCCCGAGGCGAAACGCCTCTTCGGCAGGAGCGCGGTGCGCTCGCTTGATACCTACGCCTTCACACGGCCGTGGCGGAGGCT encodes the following:
- a CDS encoding zf-HC2 domain-containing protein — translated: MMNCKDIKRNLSAYLDGELSPACGDAFFDHLQACESCCDLVGEASFNEALLANAMKVHMTAPASIRYNVLNAISREKARPVFVPAWRRLAWRPATATAAMLALASVGWRTFTASLQPEPTVAKQAEPVKVAQAPAIKAVPRTIIAAPAIRPRPTAAPAASKRIFAAPVVTAHKTVTPVTHPAPPAPTLVAEAPIGTIMEIRTPGNLANGRFLSRVDGNHAWRDAAADVRVKTRMQSAEDTIVTIQLKDGTIVKTNAHTEFVVQRSPTRDNPSWELRLMRGELWVKAATDVTVIAPTLDVRTTSGEFGVRSIDGEDSTVIVSEGLAAAHNAYGTSLVAASQATVAVAGEAPREAFAVSDPRGQMEWAYAPTPAHNPQDDGGTQS